In one window of Vulpes vulpes isolate BD-2025 chromosome 1, VulVul3, whole genome shotgun sequence DNA:
- the ZNF574 gene encoding zinc finger protein 574, which produces MTEESEETVLYIEHRYVCSECNQLYGSLEEVLMHQNSHVPQQHFELVGVADPGVTVATEAASGTGLYQTLVQESQYQCLECGQLLMSPSQLLEHQELHLKMMAPQEAVPAEPPPKAPALSSSTIHYECVDCKALFASQELWLNHRQTHLRGTSTKPPAPVVLGSPVVLGPPVGQARVAVEHSYRKAEEGGEGAAVPSAAATTTTTTTEVVTEVELLLYKCSECSQLFQLPADFLEHQATHFPGPGPESEESALQQETLTPSATEGLGSQPDPLPSSDHSYELRNGEAIGRDRRGRKARRDNSGEPGGTATQELFCSACDQLFLSPHQLQQHLRSHREGIFKCPLCSRVFPSPASLDQHLGDHSSESHFLCVDCGLAFGTEALLLAHRRAHTPNPLHSCPCGKTFVNLTKFLYHRRTHGAGGVPLPTTPVPPEEPVIGFPEPAPAETGEPEAPEPPVTEEGPGGPAASGTYRCLLCSREFGKALQLTRHQRFVHRLERRHKCGICGKMFKKKSHVRNHLRTHTGERPFPCPDCSKPFNSPANLARHRLTHTGERPYRCGDCGKAFTQSSTLRQHRLVHAQHFPYRCQECGVRFHRPYRLLMHRYHHTGEYPYKCRECPRSFLLRRLLEVHQLVVHAGRQPHRCPSCGAAFPSSLRLREHRCAAAAAQAPRRFECGTCGKKVGSAARLQAHEAAHAAAGPGEVLAKEPPTPRAPRAARTPVASPTALGSTATAAPAAPARRRGLECSECKKLFSTETSLQVHRRIHTGERPYPCPDCGKAFRQSTHLKDHRRLHTGERPFACEVCGKAFAISMRLAEHRRIHTGERPYSCPDCGKSYRSFSNLWKHRKTHQQQHQAAVRQQLAEAEAAVGLAVMETAVEALPLVEAIEIYPLADEGVQISG; this is translated from the coding sequence ATGACCGAAGAATCCGAGGAGACAGTCCTGTACATCGAACACCGCTATGTCTGCTCTGAGTGCAACCAGCTGTATGGGTCCCTGGAGGAGGTGCTCATGCACCAGAACTCCCATGTGCCCCAGCAGCACTTTGAGCTGGTGGGCGTGGCTGACCCTGGAGTCACGGTGGCCACCGAGGCAGCCTCTGGCACAGGCCTCTATCAGACCCTAGTGCAGGAGAGCCAGTACCAGTGCCTGGAGTGTGGGCAGCTGCTCATGTCCCCCAGCCAGCTCCTGGAGCACCAGGAGCTGCACCTGAAGATGATGGCTCCCCAAGAGGCCGTGCCagcggagccgccgcccaaggCACCTGCACTAAGCTCTAGCACCATCCACTACGAGTGTGTGGATTGCAAGGCGCTCTTCGCCAGCCAGGAGCTCTGGCTGAACCACCGGCAGACGCACCTCCGGGGCACTTCTACCAAGCCTCCAGCCCCGGTTGTCCTGGGGTCCCCAGTTGTCCTGGGGCCCCCCGTAGGCCAGGCCCGTGTGGCTGTGGAGCACTCCTACCGCAAGGCAGAAGAGGGTGGTGAAGGGGCTGCTGTCCCTTCggccgccgccaccaccaccaccactaccactgaGGTGGTGACTGAGGTGGAGCTGCTCCTCTACAAGTGCTCTGAGTGCTCCCAGCTCTTCCAGCTTCCAGCCGACTTCCTGGAGCACCAGGCCACCCActtccctggccctggccctgagTCTGAGGAGTCTGCCTTGCAGCAGGAGACCCTGACTCCATCAGCCACAGAGGGGCTTGGGTCCCAGCCTGATCCCCTGCCGTCCTCTGACCACAGTTACGAGTTGCGCAACGGTGAAGCCATCGGGCGTGACCGCCGGGGGCGCAAGGCCCGGAGGGACAACAGCGGAGAACCAGGCGGgacagccacccaggagctcttcTGCTCTGCCTGTGACCAGCTCTTTCTTTCACCTCACCAGCTCCAGCAGCATCTGCGGAGTCACCGGGAGGGCATCTTTAAGTGTCCTCTATGCAGTCGTGTCTTCCCCAGCCCTGCCAGTCTGGACCAGCACCTCGGAGATCACAGCAGTGAGTCTCACTTTCTGTGCGTGGACTGTGGCCTGGCCTTTGGCACGGAGGCCCTCCTCCTGGCCCACCGGCGAGCCCACACTCCGAACCCCTTGCACTCGTGTCCTTGCGGGAAGACCTTCGTCAACCTCACCAAGTTCCTGTACCATCGGCGTACACACGGGGCAGGGGGCGTCCCCTTGCCCACAACACCGGTCCCCCCAGAGGAGCCTGTCATTGGTTTCCCTGAGCCCGCCCCAGCAGAGACTGGAGAGCCAGAGGCACCAGAGCCTCCTGTGACCGAAGAGGGCCCCGGAGGGCCGGCTGCTTCAGGCACCTACCGCTGCCTCCTGTGCAGCCGTGAATTTGGCAAGGCGTTGCAGCTGACCCGGCACCAGCGTTTTGTGCATCGGCTGGAACGGCGCCACAAGTGTGGTATCTGTGGCAAGATGTTTAAGAAGAAGTCTCATGTGCGGAATCACCTGCGTACACACACGGGTGAACGGCCCTTCCCCTGCCCAGACTGCTCTAAGCCCTTCAACTCACCTGCCAACCTGGCACGCCACCGGCTCACGCACACGGGGGAAAGGCCCTACCGGTGTGGGGACTGTGGCAAGGCCTTCACGCAGAGCTCCACGTTGAGGCAGCATCGCCTGGTACATGCCCAACACTTCCCCTACCGCTGCCAGGAGTGTGGTGTGCGTTTCCACCGCCCCTACCGCCTGCTCATGCACCGCTATCACCACACGGGCGAGTACCCCTACAAGTGTCGTGAGTGCCCCCGCTCCTTCTTGCTGCGCCGGCTGCTGGAGGTGCACCAGCTTGTGGTCCACGCCGGGCGCCAGCCACACCGCTGCCCGTCCTGCGGggctgccttcccttcctccctgcggCTCCGTGAGCACCGCTGTGCTGCTGCAGCGGCGCAGGCCCCACGGCGCTTTGAATGTGGCACCTGTGGCAAGAAAGTGGGCTCGGCTGCTCGGTTGCAGGCACACGAGGCAGCCCATGCAGCTGCTGGGCCTGGAGAGGTCCTAGCTAAGGAGCCCCCAACCCCACGAGCCCCCCGGGCTGCTCGCACACCTGTTGCCTCCCCGACTGCCCTGGGGAGCACAGCCACGgcagctcctgcagcccctgcccgACGCCGGGGCCTGGAGTGTAGTGAGTGTAAGAAGCTGTTCAGCACAGAGACGTCGTTGCAAGTGCACCGGCGCATCCATACGGGTGAGCGGCCATACCCGTGTCCCGACTGTGGCAAGGCCTTCCGTCAGAGCACCCATCTGAAGGACCACCGGCGCCTGCACACAGGCGAGCGGCCCTTCGCCTGTGAAGTATGTGGCAAGGCCTTTGCCATCTCCATGCGCTTGGCGGAACATCGCCGCATTCACACAGGTGAGCGGCCCTACTCCTGCCCTGACTGTGGCAAGAGCTACCGCTCCTTCTCCAACCTATGGAAGCACCGCAAGacccaccagcagcagcaccaggcgGCCGTGCGGCAGCAGCTGGCCGAGGCAGAAGCTGCTGTCGGCCTGGCTGTCATGGAGACTGCAGTGGAGGCACTGCCCCTGGTGGAGGCCATTGAGATCTATCCTCTGGCTGACGAGGGGGTCCAGATCAGTGGCTGA